One Pomacea canaliculata isolate SZHN2017 linkage group LG9, ASM307304v1, whole genome shotgun sequence DNA segment encodes these proteins:
- the LOC112572107 gene encoding uncharacterized protein LOC112572107: MGCRPSRRAASCVRVAGEGSWRVREGEACRLGSDAEGSTKLRQRSRRKGSGKKNSTSWARYSAPPGDSQFPPHSCTTATYHDGCWGGTSRITVRLSKNGSTLEIEKCEFQNSDDDDGYRLGGGGGGTGDSLHGHEGNGSVPLRTQSAPDLSGFNLRRDDSSDDWSEQRGRLLPLPPPPPYRLVARWPLAAVEPSPGDGLVSGAGSVRTTASVEVDVEREHDLTLSSSDLGATSGDIPARGLAHNSHQLSGSEVASSSRSRPQSGAMCLVEEEPACEGSVVVRAAAAAAGSSAWQGVTVGSLVSTPKAAELVDLTLCCSGGRSGCMATAGCQVSSSDDVRGVRHPHPHSHLCGSGGSGAGNGVVAGKDSAGHVKMSWCRGGVRGTVSRVASNGSGSCDAQVSDDIDDDSSTDTGCGSDDNGRIGSLSRMEVGPAYVHADFRNDFDDLFDDTSPGSDKR; the protein is encoded by the exons ATGGGTTGCCGTCCAAGTCGCCGGGCCGCGTCTTGCGTTCGTGTGGCGGGAGAGGGGTCGTGGCGAGTCCGAGAGGGGGAGGCTTGCAGGCTCGGCAGCGACGCTGAGGGCTCCACGAAGCTGAGACAACGCAGCCGACGAAAGGGGTCGGGCAAGAAGAACAGCACCTCATGGGCCCGGTACTCGGCACCCCCCGGGGACAGCCAGTTCCCCCCTCACAGCTGCACCACCGCCACCTACCATGACGGGTGCTGGGGAGGCACTTCGCGCATCACGGTGAGACTGTCCAAAAACGGCTCGACGCTGGAGATAGAGAAATGTGAGTTCCAGAACAGCGACGATGACGATGGTTACCGGTTAGGCGGCGGTGGCGGGGGGACAGGGGATTCGTTGCACGGGCATGAGGGAAACGGTTCAGTTCCCTTGAGAACGCAGAGCGCCCCTGATCTGAGCGGTTTCAACCTCAGAAGAGATGACAGCAGCGACGACTGGTCTGAGCAGCGAGGCCGGCTGTTGCCGCTGCCGCCACCGCCACCGTACCGCCTTGTCGCCCGCTGGCCTCTCGCCGCGGTGGAACCTTCCCCAGGAGACGGTCTTGTGTCCGGTGCTGGGTCCGTTCGCACCACTGCTTCCGTGGAGGTGGACGTGGAGCGGGAGCATGATCTCACGCTGAGTTCCAGTGACCTCGGCGCCACTTCCGGTGACATCCCGGCCAGGGGCCTTGCGCACAACAGCCACCAGCTTTCAGGCAGCGAAGTTGCCTCCTCGTCAAGGAGCCGACCCCAATCAGGAGCGATGTGTCTGGTAGAAGAAGAGCCAGCGTGTGAAGGTTCTGTTGTTGTGAgggctgctgctgcagcagcagggTCCTCTGCCTGGCAAGGGGTAACTGTAGGGTCGCTGGTGTCGACGCCAAAAGCCGCGGAGCTCGTGGACTTGACCCTGTGCTGCAGCGGCGGGAGGTCCGGCTGCATGGCCACAGCGGGCTGTCAGGTGTCCAGCAGCGATGACGTGCGAGGTGTCCGCCACCCACACCCGCATTCCCACCtgtgtggtagtggtggtagcgGCGCGGGAAATGGAGTGGTGGCGGGCAAGGACTCCGCCGGTCACGTCAAGATGTCGTGGTGCCGCGGTGGCGTCAGGGGCACCGTCTCCAGGGTGGCCTCCAACGGAAGCGGCAGCTGTGACGCTCAGGTGAGCGATGACATCGACGACGATTCCTCCACCGACACGGGCTGCGGATCGGACGACAACGGCAGGATCGGATCACTATCGAGGATGGAGGTGGGACCGGCCTACGTCCATGCGGATTTCAGAAATG aTTTTGATGATTTGTTTGATGACACCAGTCCAGGCAGTGATAAGAGATGA